From Cellulophaga lytica DSM 7489, a single genomic window includes:
- a CDS encoding DUF5684 domain-containing protein, with protein sequence MNLVTNFSGGETFERPSFNIITELFIYPFDNIIFSLKSFNITMFLTSILYSKLILSTFIIFYYSSYVLFVNHNKKGLYALIPIKKDLIFLEITKKPLWWLILLLIPFIRIVPKYLINVELSKLYQKKNSYSYGMTLMPWLFYGMVILNDKTK encoded by the coding sequence ATGAACTTAGTAACGAATTTTAGTGGAGGTGAGACTTTTGAACGTCCTTCGTTTAATATTATAACTGAATTATTTATATATCCTTTTGACAATATAATATTTTCATTAAAGAGTTTTAATATCACAATGTTTTTAACTTCTATTTTATATTCTAAGCTCATCTTATCTACTTTTATTATATTCTATTACAGTTCATATGTTTTATTTGTAAATCATAATAAAAAAGGCTTATACGCTTTAATCCCAATTAAAAAAGATTTAATCTTTTTAGAAATTACCAAAAAGCCATTATGGTGGCTTATTTTATTATTAATCCCATTCATTAGAATAGTCCCCAAATATCTTATCAATGTAGAATTATCTAAACTATATCAAAAAAAGAATAGTTATTCTTATGGAATGACATTAATGCCCTGGTTATTTTATGGAATGGTAATATTGAATGATAAAACAAAATAA